The nucleotide window ATGGACCCCCCGGTGCCGTGGTCCTTACGTTCCGTTCAGGGCCCTGACGCTGGCCACGCGGTCCTGGAAGCCGTGGGCCCAGAGGCTGGGGACGTCGTCGTCCACGATCTCCATCTTCCGCCCGGTGTAGCCCACGTTCTCAAAGAGGTGGATCTTGTGGTCGGGGCTGTCCTGGGGGACACGCTGTGAGGGGCGGCCCTGGGACtcccgcccccctccccaagccccgCAGACCCCATCGCCGCCCCTGCTCACAATCTGGAGGCGGCGGATGGACATCAGGCTGTCACTGCTGTGGCTGTTGGACCAGGAGTCCCAGCGCGGGTAGTCCCCCTTCTCCAGCACAAACTGCTCCCCGGCGAAGGCTTGGCGCTCGAAGCCCAGCCACCTGCGGGACGAGGGGGTCACGGCCACCCCTGTACGGGGACTGCACCCCAACACGAGGTGGGGACCCCCAaccctggggctgctctggccTCCGCCTCCCCGACTTACGGGCCGGACTCCACCTGGATGGAGCCAaccttctccagctccttctcAGCCACGTTGGGGAGCTCGTCCGTCAGCTCGCACCTCCTGCCCTGGAAGTTCTCCAGCTCGTAGATGGTGAcctgggagggggcagagaTGGCAGCAAGCAGGGAAGGACACATCCTGCAATGCTGCAGGACCGCACACCCATGGCAAATGCGTGCACGGCAAAGCCAGGCTCTCAGCGGGCCTCGCACCAAGGTGCTGGGGGTCTCAGCACCACGTCCCCTTGCTGGGGACTCGGTGCAGGGACATTGCTCCTCTCGTGCTCGTGGGCGATGCTTGGCAGCCAGGCCCCAGCTGAGGGTGCTTGCTGTGTTTCAGCCGTGCCAGGCTGGAGCCCAGCTCCCCGGCAGCCCCGCAGGCACCGAGGGTTTGTGCCCTCAGGGCTCCGGGGCCGCTCGGCTGCGGTTTCCTGCCCTGGGGCCGGGTTCACAGCACGTCGCTTCCTCCTCAGGCTCTCACCGATCCTATCGCCTCCTGTGGCCTGCTCCGGCCCTGGGAACCAGCTCattttttggtattttcatCTCAAGCCCCAATGGGGCCATGGCTGGAAACCCCTGAGCCTAGGATGGGCGTTGTGGGGATGGTAGAGGATGGAGATGACGCCCGTGGTCCTCGGGAACttcttccagcccaaaccaggaGGCAGCACAAGCTCCTGGTACCTCTCTGCCCTCTGGCAGCCGAGAGCCCCATGTGCAGGATCCACTCCCCTCCCAGCTACCACAGCCAGGAGTGGCTGTGCCCTCGTCccctgctggggaagggctgcagcccctgcagagcTCCCGACTCGTTTACCTCTTTCCCAAGCACCCAGCATTAGTCCTGCTGGCTGTCACACCTCTGCCCGTACAGAGGAGCAGACGACAGCTTCCCCAGTGGTTTCTCAGGCCGCCCTTCGAGCTACGGGGCTCGGCGGCACAGCCCGGCCCTGCCAACCTGCGGCACGGCAGCGGTGCAGATGCTGGACCACAGCTTCTCACAGACCCAGCCCAGCCTTCCGCGAACCCATGGGCGTGAGAATtgcaaccagaaaaaaacacacagggaaGGACGCTGCTGCTCGCGCCGCCAGCCGTGACAGTGCTCCATCTCCTGGAGCGCAGCGCTGTGCAGAGTCGCTGGGAAGCCACAAACGCACGAGGAGGCAtctcctcctgcaggcagccgTAAGGCAGCGGGGCAGAGCTGCCGGCAGCATGGACACGCTTGTCCCAGCAGTGGCATCGCCACCCTGCTGCGTTAGGAGGCCACTTGCTTCGCCAGCCCGCAGCGCAGCTTTGCCACGGGTGAGACTTCGGCTCCCGCGGTGCTGCAGGGTGAGCGGCAGCACCGAGCGGAGCCAGCCCACGCTCGGTCGCCACCCCGTACCTTGTAGGTGCCACCGTACTCGCCAGCGCCCTCCCCAGTCGCCATCTGCTCTGGGGAACTTTGCTGCTCGGTCATCGTGCCTGGAAAACCGAATGGTAGGAGGTCAACGCGGCACCGGCTTTATGCGAGGCGTGAGTCGTTAAACCAGACAGTGCTTAGTAAAGAGGCTGAAGAACAGGTAGCAGAAAATAATGCAGcctgtgctgagcagggcagctgcaggctcCGGCACTTCACGGGGATGCCCAGGGCAGAAGCACTCATGCATTTGCCATCCTCTCCCCCCtgcacccagtgctgctgcGCGGGGccagagcagcctgggctggccCCAGCCACACTCCAGGTGAGCAGGGATCCTGCTCCCACCCCGGGAAGCCACCCCAAGTGCTCATGGAGCTCATGTCTAAAAGCCTGGCCTGTTTCCAGCAGGGATTTGGCTGCTCTCAGCTCCCAGCGGCCGACAGCCTCCCCCGACCCcatcaggctgagcagcccctggggcaggagatgCCCCCAGCCCACGTGGGGCTGCGCCAGGCGGTGGGACAACAGCAGGAccccctctgagctctgccagcagcacccgggTCCTGCCTGAATGGAAACCCCAACCgagccctcctcctgctgccacgCTAACGCAAGGGGTTCTGGAGATGTTAACAGGAGTAAAAGGCGCAGAGCTCAACAAGTGCCCTTGTTATCGGCACCCCTGCAGCATCACGTCTTGCCCAGTGCTAGCGCACTCGCCACCGCACACTGGAGGCACCAGTGCCCCCCTAAAACCCCGTCCGGTCCCACGAGCAGGTCGCTACCTCTCCCGGCGAGCTCCTGCACTGGTGGCAGTGCAGCAGCCGTGCTATTTATGCGCTGCGGCTTAACAGGGCAGCACTTTGCCCGGACGCTGATGCAGCAGCCGCGTCCACCCGATTGCGTCCGTGGGATTTCATCTCAATAGCGTGGGCTCGCGGCACACCATGGAAGCGTTGTTCAGATTTCTCCCGGCTGTCCCTTAAAAATGCGCCACCCAATCTGCAGCAGATTAACGTGGAAACTCGCATCAGCAAGTTCACGCTGCTTCTTGCCAGGTTCTCTGGAAAACTCTCCCATCAGCAGTAAAGGGGAGGGTTTAGCCTAGAAACAGGCGCAGcgcaaagcaaaaaaaaaaaaaaaagcaaaacatttgcagCTTGTTTGGGCTGGAGCACAACAGGGCTGTGCCGGTGCCCAGTGCAAGCCCtgacccagcagcagcatcGCCACCGCATCCCCTCTCCCTCGCTGTGCCCTTCTGAGCCTCCTGCCCCTGAGCTCGAGGAGGTGAACGGGGCTCTGGGGCCTCATACGTGGATGGATTCATCTGCACAGGCAAAGCACGATCAGAGACGGGAAAAATgggcagctgctctgcacaaTGCCAAGCTGAGGAGCCTGTGCTGGGAGAAGCAGGCCCGATGCCCCGCACTCCAGGCTTTGTTCCACCTCCAGCAGTGCTGAAAAACTGGAGACCACTGACCCGGTGGCTGCGGGgtgccctgccccagggctcACCCAGATCCAGGTGGAATCCCGGTGTTGGGGTTATCATCGTCTGACCTGCTTTTAGTGGGCCTTTTGAAATGAAGAGCTGGACCCGAAGCATTTAATGAAATTGCCAAAAAGCTACAGCCCTGCTTGGCCAGATCGGCCAGCCTGGAGTCTGTCCCGCTGCCCCAGGGCTGGatgcctgcccctctgcagccTTGCCCAGGGGGGCCCGCCCCAAGACAGGCACTCTGCTGCAATTCCTGCATCGCGCCCACACATTTGAGACATTTCTGGACCCCCCTTGTGCCCACGGACAGCAGTTGAATGCAGTTTGggtttatcatttttttttcccatttttgtctTTGAACACAAAACCTCTTGGCTGTGAAAAATAAACCGATTTCTATACAGAAGGAGGACTCAAAGGAGGGAGTGGAAGGTGTCGATTTGTCTCTTTCACCAAACAGAACTGTTTCAGCAGCTGACAAACACGCAGCTCTCCTCACCAGTGTCCCCCTGCACACTGGGCTCTGCAGTGCCCACAACTCTCCCTTACCCAGACACCCAGAGCTTGCACAGGGGTGAGGCAGTTGCAAAAGGGACAGAAGGGACACGGGATCTCATTGATTTTCCTTCCTAACAGACCTGTTTCCTTTTGCTGTCAGTCTTTTAAGTCCCTTTGAGAAATCCTTACAGTGCATTGTTAGAAAATACTAATTGTACCATGCAATATACAACAGACAGAATAACTTTTATTACTTAGGAAATTATgttgtacaaaatattttttatagcGCAATATATTTACTGTGTGACCCTTATTTACATATTCTATAAGGCTACGTGGgacatagaaaaaaattatctgtacAATAGCTCCTTTAAAAACAGGCTCAATACTGTCTTCACGTTtaatatggaaaaagaaaatccataaaCCATTAGACctcacctctcctcctcttccaaaTCCCACCAGTCAAGTCAGCAGTTATTGCAGGTGGTATTTTTGAGAAAACGTGGAGCTGAGAGGTTGCCTGCCGGGTAGGGAGAGGTGCTGACCCCCAGGAGCCATCTCCAGCCTCCCCCACAGGGACACCCACCACGCACGGCCCCGCTCGCACCAGCACAAGGCAGACCCAGGCTGGACCAGAGGCTCCCGGACTTGGTGGCCCCAGGGAAGGAGCCTCCGAGCACCAGGTCCCCAAATCCATGCTAAAGCTCCGTGGAGCCTTGTTTCTGCCACAAAAGCCCCGTCCTCCCTAAAATGCCACCCCCCCTCTTTTCCCATCACCCACGTGAGGGGTCACATTCgcttttccttcccagcacGTACTCGAGCAGACGCAGGGCGCAGAGCAGGACGTCGGTGTGGACGCGTCTCACACACCCCATCCTCCAGCGAAACGAGCTGCCCCCAAGAAAGGGGCATTGTACTGTCTGAATTTGATATCTGCAGTAAATCATCAAACTCTTCACCCCCCCACATGCATGGAGCACACTTGCTTTCTACAAGCAGTAGAAAGGGCAACAATACCGTAGGAGCAGCCACAGATACTTTCCAGGGTAAGGAATAGAGAGGTAAGTTCCTTTTATTGGGgcacagattttaaaagcattgtgTTTGTAACTATTTGCCTTAGAACAGCCCTGATCCCACTAAGGTATTTTGGTGTATCAGGTCTCCATGTAACGCCTTGACATCAAGCCATGGCCTCAGTTAACACCTAAGGCAGGAGGCattatttcaggattttttcaCAAATACTTAAGGTTATaaatggctgctgctgctccagatgAAATGGCTGATCAGCTGTTTGCACATCCAGACTTTACACGTAGCCCATTTAACAGTTTGTCAGTGATAGCTACAAGTAACGGAGTAAAGCAAACTTCTGTGCAAGCAACCAGATGGGAGCCTTAATTCTGACAGAGCCACATTACAGAAAGGTTTCAGACTTCAAAGGCTGAAGAGCTGAGAGATTGCACCTTTCTCTGCAGGAAGTAAAACCAAAGCAGCAAAACTTTGAACAGTACTCAAAGCTATGttgacttttaaaatgtgacttttcaaacagaaaagtggaaaaaagtcCACAACAGGGGTTCCAgtaaaaaggaacagaaaggctgtgaaaatcccaaaGCGATGACTAAAACGGAGGAAGGGTTTCTGTTACTAGTAAGAAGAAACTGCAatcagaaaaagtatttctgaattcCACAAACCACGtgctttcatcttttaaagTGATGCATACGCTACTGATGCAGCTCtttaaggaagcagaaaaaagccTACCAGCTGCAAAGGAAGGGACGAGGGCACTGCCTTCCACTGGGAGTGCTGGGCTCTTGTGTTTATTGGTACTCGGACACTCAGGACAAGAGCTGACACCTGCTCCAAGGCAGGTTcctctaattaaaaaaagcataCCTGAACAACGTGCTGCAGCTGAGGGCTCGTCCCACTTCATATGATCAGCAAACAGTACGTGGCAGGAAGTACAAGTGCAAGAAATTCAACAAGCATTACTTAGAATTAAAATAAGGTGTATGACGTGTATTACAGTATGTTCTATCATTTATGGAGTAGTAACATGTTCATAAATCTTTTATTACACAGTGAGAACCCGAAAAGAATAAAGtagatatttgatttttatacaacataaagaaacaataaagcagaaaaaacactttcccaTTCAACATTCTaaagttgctttttaattagACATTTAAGCATTAAACATTTCTCAGTAGTAGGTTAAACTACTAAATACAGTAAGTTTCAGTGCATTGTCCAAGCAGATGTGGAAATGCATACACATTCAAAGGGCTTTGTGGACACCTAGCATTAATCCCCTCAGTTTCCTCATACACAGAGCAAATACTGCAGTTCAAGAATTCCTGGCCTTCATTTATCAGACCAAGAAACAGGAAATCCTCCAACTACTGGTAATGCAACACTGCCAGCTTGCTGAATTCTACACTTAAGCCTGTGTAAATATTCTTGTAAGCAGGGGAAATTTACCTGATTTCTAGATACTTTTTAAAGTAAGCCCCACTTCATCTGCATAACAAGAGGAAAGCATAGttcttctcttctctcacacaccagaggctgctgctcagagctgtgaTGTGCCTGCGTCACACAGGATAGACCTGGTGGTACGCCTTGAATGCTGCCTTAAAAAATCCCAAAAGACATGTGTGCAAAGTTCAACTTAAAGATTTGCCTTTTCAGGGAAGGCAAGAAAATACgtgcaacttttaaaaatttagcTATGAGAAGCTCTTTTGCAGTCTGGTTGACTGCACTCAAAGGGAAGTCCATCTCCCATGGTCCAGGGCTAAAGCCACATGGAATGAAACACTGGGCAGAAATCTTGGGGGGTAATTTCTTAGTTGGTAGCAGAAGAGGATGTAAAATTGCAATGGTGGCAACAGCTCTGATATGAAATAGGGCAAAGCagcaagtaatttatttttttttttacataagaGAATCATCCTTATTTCATCTCCATGAAGTACAGGGAGCTGCGACTGAAACCGAATCTGGGAGAGAGATGTGCATATGGGACTCGCCTCTTGACACACTGCTGTTATTTCCTGTGAGCAGACTGGGACTAAAAATCACCTCATCTGCGTCTCCTCCGCGAGAATTGGCACATGGTTTTGGCAGCGACAGGCTCGATAGACAGCAGACCAGGCATGCCACTCTGGCTAGCAGATGCACCGTTGTGGCAACCCCACACGAAtccagctttctgaaaagctgatcataagaaaaaggacaaagagTTCAAGTGCTGGTGCTTTATCTGTAGTCGTTAGAGGACCCGCCAGCAGGGCTGAGGAAGCagggagcggctgcaggagggcCCGGAGGGGAGCGCAGAGGAGCGGAGCGGAGCAGAGCTCATTTCTTAGCTCACCATTCCCTGCTGCGTCGTGAGAACACTGACACGAGAGAATAACCTCCCGTCCGGGGCTACATTTTTACAGGTTTACTGAAAAGAGCACTTATTTGGGGAAAGAATAAAGTGTGTCTTAAATGGAAATCTCAGTTGATATTCCAGAATCTGTATTCAAAGATGTTAACGTATTTGAGATATTAGTGATACTCATAACACTCGTGTTATGCATGAGACTACCTATACAGCTATTGGGACATCGGTCttatcaaaagaagaaaagtaaatctGAGAAACTGAAGATCACATTTAGGTTATCCCACAAAatcagcataaaaataaaaacttaa belongs to Aythya fuligula isolate bAytFul2 chromosome 17, bAytFul2.pri, whole genome shotgun sequence and includes:
- the CRYBB3 gene encoding beta-crystallin B3 is translated as MTEQQSSPEQMATGEGAGEYGGTYKVTIYELENFQGRRCELTDELPNVAEKELEKVGSIQVESGPWLGFERQAFAGEQFVLEKGDYPRWDSWSNSHSSDSLMSIRRLQIDSPDHKIHLFENVGYTGRKMEIVDDDVPSLWAHGFQDRVASVRALNGTWVGYEYPGYRGRQHVFEKGEYRHWNEWDANQPLIQSVRRVRDQQWHQRGCFENS